The following proteins are co-located in the Apium graveolens cultivar Ventura chromosome 5, ASM990537v1, whole genome shotgun sequence genome:
- the LOC141724513 gene encoding FCS-Like Zinc finger 14, with product MFGKKARPVINNLITGASGSGYKPGVYDVVTSPKSPLEFIRIHSPRVLNNYGGAVGVGLGIVAALEKNIETTTCLHTQALFNKSLPISVSSVKEYYGDSLEDYTYVTSHGPNKNSHTRVYYNGCEKSRIRSDRMSSNDNRTCVFHICPETSYSTVESSAASHFLSSCHMCRKKLHGEDIYMYRGEKAYCSTECRETQIVMDEKKENKWASSRSTVADLSTSPCSTNDRPMFTTGIFAI from the exons ATGTTTGGTAAAAAAGCCCGGCCTGTCATCAACAACCTCATCACTGGTGCTTCTGGCTCCGGTTACAAGCCCGGGGTTTACGATGTCGTAACAAGTCCAAAAAGTCCTTTAGAATTCATCAGGATTCATTCTCCCAGAGTTTTGAACAATTATGGTGGTGCAGTTGGAGTTGGCCTTGGAATTGTGGCTGCACTCGAAAAAAACATCGAGACTACTACTTGTTTGCACACTCAGGCTTTGTTTAATAAGTCTCTTCCTATTTCAGTGTCTTCTGTTAAGGAATATTATGGGGACAGTTTGGAGGATTATACTTATGTTACTTCTCATGGACCTAATAAAAACTCACATACTAGAGTTTATTATAATGGTTGTGAAAAATCGAGAATTAGGTCTGATCGGATGAGTAGCAACGACAACAGGACATGTGTTTTTCATATATGTCCCGAAACTAGTTATTCTACAGTTGAATCTTCAGCTGCTTCTCATTTTCTGAGTTCATGTCATATGTGCCGGAAGAAACTGCATGGTGAAGACATTTACATGTACAG GGGAGAGAAAGCATATTGTAGCACAGAGTGTAGAGAGACGCAAATTGTGATGGATGAGAAGAAAGAAAACAAGTGGGCTTCCTCAAGATCTACTGTTGCAGATCTTTCAACCTCACCTTGCAGTACCAATGATCGCCCAATGTTTACTACTGGGATTTTTGCAATTTAG